A window from Vanessa atalanta chromosome 16, ilVanAtal1.2, whole genome shotgun sequence encodes these proteins:
- the LOC125069707 gene encoding slowpoke-binding protein isoform X2: MLFKFEDFKAYLFRKTVKMFNLYQHMKSGDTKEQKEPETTGHDRFYQERSRSSYRKKKRRGACRRAQSAAEFNPESVAAANKRDAFRIRSVSTDKEESEEENSERTPLVAQKIDSLAKLLFNKSIMGSGSGKSSPSEPSASPRYSMISSLNPIGSRASKKWFAIHDNSIKADRLLILTPLSSKCPIEQNEHSRGLIMELFRALHHPYIYPVLDLELCNGHALAVLPYNSRGSLKDLIYKSTWSDEYSRKYGSTGTGLPATQVARFGRQILEGLLFLKEKGFPPFRHLHSGNVMVQNGVARLCGLENTLIGATPRPPARSAALERVETLSLGHVLFEMCAGTDTDLTLLPDLANNYSQVVDIIEMLFCPHPPNLHELLLCELFRKIDLREMKGSCLPNFSQRLSRSCLSLLGEVARRQQTPPRRAPGSPGTPPTRRRYVQLDQDYTEEWQW; this comes from the exons ATGCTGTTTAAATTCGAAGATTTCAAAGCGTATCTTTTTAGAAAAACTGTGAAAATGTTCAATCTATATCAGCACATGAAGTCAGGTGATACGAAGGAACAGAAGGAGCCCGAAACGACGGGACACGACAGGTTTTATCAGGAACGATCCAGGTCTAGTTATAGGAAAAAGAAACGCCGTGGCGCTTGCAGGAGAGCGCAATCAGCTGCTGAATTTAACCCAGAATCTGTAGCTGCAGCCAACAAGAGAGATGCCTTCCGTATACGCTCCGTGTCCACAGATAAAGAAGAAAGCGAAG AGGAAAATTCCGAACGCACTCCACTCGTAGCTCAAAAGATTGACTCTCTAGCGAAATTGCTGTTCAACAAATCCATCATGGGATCAGGGTCTGGGAAATCATCTCCATCGGAACCATCGGCTTCTCCCAG ataCAGTATGATATCCTCACTGAACCCTATAGGTTCGCGAGCGAGCAAAAAATGGTTTGCAATACACGATAATTCCATTAAGGCAGACCGCCTCCTCATATTG aCGCCTCTTTCTAGTAAATGTCCCATAGAACAGAACGAACATTCCCGAGGACTCATCATGGAACTGTTTCGCGCGTTACATCATCCCTATATCTACCCCGTGCTGGACCTCGAGTTGTGCAACGGTCATGCATTGGCTGTGTTACCGTACAATTCTCGGGGCAGTTTGaaggatttaatttataag AGCACGTGGAGTGATGAGTACAGTCGTAAGTACGGATCTACTGGTACAGGCCTCCCTGCTACGCAAGTAGCAAGGTTCGGACGGCAGATATTGGAGGGACTGTTGTTTCTTAAGGAGAAGGGTTTTCCGCCATTCCGTCATCTTCATAGTGGGAATGTGATGGTCCAAAATGGCGTAGCAAG ACTCTGCGGGCTGGAGAACACTCTGATCGGGGCGACCCCGCGGCCGCCGGCGCGCTCCGCCGCGCTCGAGCGCGTGGAGACGCTGTCGCTGGGGCACGTGCTGTTCGAGATGTGCGCCGGCACCGACACCGACCTCACGCTCCTACCCGACTTGGCTAATAATTACTCGCAA GTTGTAGATATTATAGAAATGCTCTTCTGTCCTCATCCTCCGAATCTACACGAATTACTTCTTTGCGAACTATTTCGGAAGATCGACTTACGAGAAATGAAAGGGTCTTGTTTACCT AACTTCAGCCAGCGCCTATCCCGCTCGTGCCTGTCGCTGCTGGGCGAGGTGGCGCGCCGGCAGCAAActccgccgcgccgcgcgcccggCTCGCCCGGGACCCCGCCCACACGCAG gagATACGTTCAACTAGATCAAGACTACACCGAAGAGTGGCAGTGGTAG
- the LOC125069707 gene encoding slowpoke-binding protein isoform X1, with amino-acid sequence MLFKFEDFKAYLFRKTVKMFNLYQHMKSGDTKEQKEPETTGHDRFYQERSRSSYRKKKRRGACRRAQSAAEFNPESVAAANKRDAFRIRSVSTDKEESEEENSERTPLVAQKIDSLAKLLFNKSIMGSGSGKSSPSEPSASPRLAEQSMESSVALAICNEYLSHSTRYSMISSLNPIGSRASKKWFAIHDNSIKADRLLILTPLSSKCPIEQNEHSRGLIMELFRALHHPYIYPVLDLELCNGHALAVLPYNSRGSLKDLIYKSTWSDEYSRKYGSTGTGLPATQVARFGRQILEGLLFLKEKGFPPFRHLHSGNVMVQNGVARLCGLENTLIGATPRPPARSAALERVETLSLGHVLFEMCAGTDTDLTLLPDLANNYSQVVDIIEMLFCPHPPNLHELLLCELFRKIDLREMKGSCLPNFSQRLSRSCLSLLGEVARRQQTPPRRAPGSPGTPPTRRRYVQLDQDYTEEWQW; translated from the exons ATGCTGTTTAAATTCGAAGATTTCAAAGCGTATCTTTTTAGAAAAACTGTGAAAATGTTCAATCTATATCAGCACATGAAGTCAGGTGATACGAAGGAACAGAAGGAGCCCGAAACGACGGGACACGACAGGTTTTATCAGGAACGATCCAGGTCTAGTTATAGGAAAAAGAAACGCCGTGGCGCTTGCAGGAGAGCGCAATCAGCTGCTGAATTTAACCCAGAATCTGTAGCTGCAGCCAACAAGAGAGATGCCTTCCGTATACGCTCCGTGTCCACAGATAAAGAAGAAAGCGAAG AGGAAAATTCCGAACGCACTCCACTCGTAGCTCAAAAGATTGACTCTCTAGCGAAATTGCTGTTCAACAAATCCATCATGGGATCAGGGTCTGGGAAATCATCTCCATCGGAACCATCGGCTTCTCCCAG ACTGGCCGAACAGTCGATGGAAAGCTCGGTGGCTTTAGCtatttgtaatgaatatttatcgCACTCTACgag ataCAGTATGATATCCTCACTGAACCCTATAGGTTCGCGAGCGAGCAAAAAATGGTTTGCAATACACGATAATTCCATTAAGGCAGACCGCCTCCTCATATTG aCGCCTCTTTCTAGTAAATGTCCCATAGAACAGAACGAACATTCCCGAGGACTCATCATGGAACTGTTTCGCGCGTTACATCATCCCTATATCTACCCCGTGCTGGACCTCGAGTTGTGCAACGGTCATGCATTGGCTGTGTTACCGTACAATTCTCGGGGCAGTTTGaaggatttaatttataag AGCACGTGGAGTGATGAGTACAGTCGTAAGTACGGATCTACTGGTACAGGCCTCCCTGCTACGCAAGTAGCAAGGTTCGGACGGCAGATATTGGAGGGACTGTTGTTTCTTAAGGAGAAGGGTTTTCCGCCATTCCGTCATCTTCATAGTGGGAATGTGATGGTCCAAAATGGCGTAGCAAG ACTCTGCGGGCTGGAGAACACTCTGATCGGGGCGACCCCGCGGCCGCCGGCGCGCTCCGCCGCGCTCGAGCGCGTGGAGACGCTGTCGCTGGGGCACGTGCTGTTCGAGATGTGCGCCGGCACCGACACCGACCTCACGCTCCTACCCGACTTGGCTAATAATTACTCGCAA GTTGTAGATATTATAGAAATGCTCTTCTGTCCTCATCCTCCGAATCTACACGAATTACTTCTTTGCGAACTATTTCGGAAGATCGACTTACGAGAAATGAAAGGGTCTTGTTTACCT AACTTCAGCCAGCGCCTATCCCGCTCGTGCCTGTCGCTGCTGGGCGAGGTGGCGCGCCGGCAGCAAActccgccgcgccgcgcgcccggCTCGCCCGGGACCCCGCCCACACGCAG gagATACGTTCAACTAGATCAAGACTACACCGAAGAGTGGCAGTGGTAG